One window of Clostridiales bacterium genomic DNA carries:
- the acpP gene encoding acyl carrier protein: MLDRLKQVIVDQLGVEESEITLESSFIDDLGADSLDVVELIMALEEEFNIEIPDEDAEKILTVGDALDYIKS, encoded by the coding sequence ATGTTGGACAGATTGAAACAAGTAATAGTTGATCAGTTGGGAGTTGAGGAAAGTGAGATTACATTGGAGTCTTCTTTCATTGATGATTTAGGTGCAGATTCTCTTGATGTTGTTGAATTAATAATGGCATTGGAGGAAGAATTCAATATAGAGATTCCAGATGAAGATGCAGAAAAAATACTTACAGTAGGAGATGCATTGGATTATATAAAATCTTAG